A DNA window from Myxococcales bacterium contains the following coding sequences:
- a CDS encoding S46 family peptidase has product MKLRILVSVLVAAAVACGGGTRTQRSGGGGGGGGGGGGGGGGVVETTPVDPALAARRAYVDPGGMWMPRQMTLPIHATNLTAMGVPIAAADLADPTKEPLAAVVSLGGCTGSFVSPDGLIITNHHCVQQALQVNSTPERNLVEHGFLAKTRADELSAGPTQHVYITQASRDVTKEMTDGLADIADPGKRTKDVERREKALVAACEQGRPAIKCEVASFYRGAEFQLIEQLELRDIRLVHAPARAIGNYGGEIDNWAWPRHTGDYSFFRAYVGKDGKAADFAADNVPYHPAHFLKVATTPLVESDFVMVAGYPGRTERITTYSEVKFDVDFSYPQRIAQIQEFYDALTQLAAKGGMTAIKANMFKQFVQNALENQQSTLAGLQRGDTLATKQRLDDKVRAWAAQPGHEDYAQAIAALEDTFTEARKTANVDSVFARAASGSTMLNVANLLVRMAEERPKKDADRKAGFQARDLPDLINQQKQMASQFDPDIDRTLLKLALVRALALPEADRPWLATMLRPAKGQALDAALVDARIAEWYKGTTLTDEKVRLRLLTKGTTKELAKSKDPIVRVAVAMRPLLKAFEEEREARAGARLLLAPKYAIAMREALDGALAPDANSTLRVTYGTVKRRGPGAPFTKASEILAKDKGEEPFDAPPALLAAIKAKAWGPYADPTLGEVPVDFLSDVDTTGGNSGSPTFNARGELIGLLFDGTAESVSSDVVFDPAITRSIHADIRYALWIMDSIDGADHLLTEMGVTPSM; this is encoded by the coding sequence GTGAAGCTGCGCATCCTGGTGTCTGTCCTCGTCGCTGCCGCGGTCGCCTGCGGCGGCGGCACGCGTACACAACGTAGCGGCGGCGGCGGTGGCGGTGGGGGCGGCGGCGGCGGTGGCGGCGGTGGCGTCGTCGAGACGACGCCGGTCGATCCCGCCCTCGCGGCGCGCCGCGCCTACGTCGATCCCGGCGGCATGTGGATGCCGCGGCAGATGACGCTGCCGATCCACGCTACCAACCTGACCGCGATGGGCGTGCCGATCGCCGCCGCCGATCTCGCCGATCCGACCAAGGAGCCGCTGGCCGCGGTGGTGTCGCTCGGCGGCTGCACCGGCTCGTTCGTCTCGCCCGACGGCCTGATCATCACCAACCACCACTGCGTCCAGCAGGCGCTGCAGGTCAACTCGACGCCCGAGCGCAACCTCGTCGAGCACGGCTTCCTGGCCAAGACCCGCGCCGACGAGCTGTCGGCGGGCCCGACCCAGCACGTCTACATCACCCAGGCGTCGCGCGACGTGACCAAGGAGATGACCGACGGCCTCGCGGACATCGCCGATCCCGGCAAGCGCACCAAGGACGTCGAGCGGCGCGAGAAGGCGCTGGTGGCCGCGTGCGAGCAGGGCCGCCCCGCGATCAAGTGCGAGGTCGCCAGCTTCTACCGCGGCGCCGAGTTCCAGCTGATCGAGCAGCTCGAGCTGCGCGACATCCGTCTGGTCCACGCGCCGGCGCGCGCGATCGGCAACTACGGCGGCGAGATCGACAACTGGGCGTGGCCGCGCCACACCGGCGACTACTCGTTCTTTCGCGCGTACGTCGGTAAGGATGGCAAGGCCGCGGACTTCGCCGCCGACAACGTCCCGTACCACCCGGCGCACTTCCTGAAGGTCGCGACGACGCCGCTGGTCGAGAGCGACTTCGTCATGGTCGCGGGCTACCCGGGCCGGACCGAGCGCATCACCACCTACTCGGAGGTGAAGTTCGACGTCGACTTCTCGTACCCGCAGCGCATCGCGCAGATCCAGGAGTTCTACGACGCGCTCACCCAGCTGGCGGCCAAGGGCGGCATGACCGCGATCAAGGCCAACATGTTCAAGCAGTTCGTCCAGAACGCGCTCGAGAACCAGCAGAGCACCCTGGCCGGCCTCCAGCGCGGCGACACCCTCGCGACCAAGCAGCGGCTCGACGACAAGGTCCGCGCGTGGGCGGCCCAGCCCGGTCACGAGGACTACGCCCAGGCGATCGCCGCGCTCGAGGACACGTTCACCGAGGCCCGCAAGACCGCCAACGTCGACAGCGTGTTCGCGCGGGCGGCCAGCGGCTCGACGATGCTGAACGTCGCCAACCTGCTCGTGCGCATGGCCGAGGAGCGGCCCAAGAAGGACGCCGACCGCAAGGCCGGGTTCCAGGCCCGCGACCTGCCCGACCTGATCAACCAGCAGAAGCAGATGGCGTCGCAGTTCGATCCCGACATCGACCGCACGCTGCTCAAGCTGGCGCTGGTGCGCGCGCTGGCGCTGCCCGAGGCCGACCGGCCGTGGCTCGCGACGATGCTGCGGCCGGCCAAGGGCCAGGCGCTCGACGCGGCGCTGGTCGATGCCCGGATCGCCGAGTGGTACAAGGGCACGACGCTCACCGACGAGAAGGTCCGGCTGAGGCTGCTGACCAAGGGCACCACCAAGGAGCTGGCGAAGTCCAAGGACCCGATCGTGCGCGTGGCGGTGGCGATGCGGCCGCTGCTCAAGGCGTTCGAGGAGGAGCGCGAGGCCCGCGCCGGCGCGCGCCTGCTGCTGGCGCCGAAGTACGCGATCGCGATGCGCGAGGCGCTCGACGGCGCGCTCGCGCCCGACGCCAACTCGACGCTGCGTGTCACCTACGGCACGGTCAAGCGGCGCGGCCCCGGCGCGCCGTTCACCAAGGCCAGCGAGATCCTGGCCAAGGACAAGGGCGAGGAGCCGTTCGACGCCCCGCCGGCGCTGCTCGCGGCGATCAAGGCCAAGGCCTGGGGCCCCTACGCCGACCCGACCCTGGGCGAGGTGCCGGTCGACTTCCTGTCCGACGTCGACACCACCGGCGGCAACTCGGGGTCGCCGACGTTCAACGCGCGGGGCGAGCTGATCGGCCTGCTGTTCGACGGCACCGCCGAGAGCGTGTCGTCCGACGTCGTGTTCGACCCGGCGATCACCCGATCGATCCACGCCGACATCCGCTACGCGCTGTGGATCATGGACTCGATCGACGGCGCCGATCACCTGCTGACCGAGATGGGCGTCACGCCCAGCATGTGA
- a CDS encoding tandem-95 repeat protein, with the protein MTPVNDTPVAVADTATTAEDTAVTIAVRANDTGLGDGPITTTAVSDPPNGTATITAAGAVVYTPDPNFNGTDTFSYTVTDADGQTSTATVTVTVTPVNDTPVAVADTATTAEDTAVTIAVRANDTGLGDGPITTTAVSDPPNGTATITAAGAVVYTPDPNFNGTDTFTYTIRDADGQTSTATVTVTVTPVNDTPVAVADAATTAEDTAATIAVRANDTGLGDGPITTTATDPPSGTATVNADGTITYTPDPNFVGTDTFSYTVTDADGQSSTATVTVTVTAVNDTPVAVADAATVPEDTTAGVTVAVQANDTGLGDGPITTTAVSAPANGTATINADGTVTYVPGPDFNGTDTFTYTIRDADGQTSTATVTVTVTPVNDTPVANPDTATVSAPGSTTIVVLGNDTGLGDRPITVTATDPPNGTATVNADGTVTYTPDAGFMGTDTFSYTITDADGQTATATVTVTVRSDRDGDGLTDAEEELIGTDPDDADSDDDGVIDGDEPSYDLDSDGDGLINALDPDSDNDGIFDGTELGVTTPGPDTDVGAGHFIPDGDAGDTTTDPLDPDTDDGGVPDGAEDTDHDGMVDPGELDPNDPADDATPPPDRDGDGIPDAVEELIGTDPDDADSDDDGVLDGAEANYTDDTDGDGLINPLDPDSDNDGIFDGTEVGVTTPHPDTDVSAGHFIPDHDPTTHTSMVDRDTDHGGVPDGAEDTDKDGQVDPGERDPLDPADDVTPPSDRDGDGLTDAEEELIGTDPDDADSDDDGVLDGAEANYTDDTDGDGLINPLDPDSDNDGLFDGTEVGVTTPHPDTDVSAGHFIPDHDPTTHTSMVDTDTDHGGVPDGAEDTDKDGQVDAGERDPLDPADDVTPPSDRDGDGLTDAEEELIGTDPDDADSDDDGVLDGAEANYTDDTDGDGLINPLDPDSDGDGLFDGTEVGVTTAHPDTDVGAGHFVPDADPSTHTSMVDRDTDHGGVPDGAEDTDHDGQVDPGERDPNDPSDDQPGDRDSDGVLDPLDNCPDVPNADQADLDRDGLGDACDDDADGDGFIDGYGVSGGGCATAGAGGGLGTMALLTLALGAVLTRRRRRLAAAAVGVLGLGAAASTAAAQVATEKRDFSVERFELASDADGILGVESAALGHRWDWDLHLWLGSADDPLVVYMDADGRERVGALVAQRTGGELGGSVVLHERLGVAIDAPLILAQDRAAMVPGVVGMLSDVGGVGLGDVRVSPKLRILRQAHERVDLALIPTLVLPTAAGVDYRGDDGAIFAPSLAVSQRRDRVRWAVDLGYAFRHKTSVGNLVVDDELRVKAGVGVRVARRLELAATVSAATAATSPFTDFARNYLELVGGPTAQVGGRWQVFAAGGVGLRDGYGTPDWRALAGVRIGVGEHGGPIDWDGDGLIATDQCPRDPEDVDAFQDEDGCSDPDNDDDGVLDVADGAPLDPEDQDGFEDGDGVPDPDNDGDTILDAVDECPLVAENVNGYQDEDGCPDVKDTDGDGIPDDTDQCPAEAEDVDRFQDEDGCPEDNDGDGVPDASDRCPSEPGPADNQGCPDTDRDGDTVVDRLDNCPDERGTVANHGCKDKQLAVLGAGGIEILDVVYFKTNKDIIQSRSFKLLNSVAAIIRNHPELASITVEGHTDDRGDDAYNLDLSQRRAESVRRYLIGKGIDGARLEAKGYGETRPIGPNDTNAHRSANRRVEFKVGTVASANTGPTTDTMDPGDEALP; encoded by the coding sequence GTGACGCCGGTCAACGACACGCCGGTGGCGGTGGCCGACACCGCGACCACGGCTGAGGACACGGCCGTGACGATCGCGGTCCGGGCCAACGACACCGGCCTGGGCGACGGGCCGATCACGACCACGGCGGTGAGCGATCCGCCCAACGGCACCGCGACGATCACCGCGGCGGGCGCGGTCGTCTACACGCCCGACCCGAACTTCAACGGCACCGACACGTTCAGCTACACCGTGACCGACGCCGACGGCCAGACCTCGACGGCGACGGTCACGGTCACGGTGACGCCGGTCAACGACACGCCGGTGGCCGTGGCCGACACCGCGACCACGGCTGAGGACACGGCCGTGACGATCGCGGTCCGGGCCAACGACACCGGCCTGGGCGACGGGCCGATCACGACGACGGCGGTGAGCGATCCGCCCAACGGCACCGCGACGATCACCGCGGCGGGCGCGGTCGTCTACACGCCCGACCCGAACTTCAACGGCACCGACACGTTCACGTACACGATCCGCGACGCCGACGGCCAGACCTCGACGGCGACGGTCACGGTCACGGTGACGCCGGTCAACGACACGCCGGTGGCCGTGGCGGACGCGGCGACGACGGCTGAGGACACGGCCGCGACGATCGCGGTCCGGGCCAACGACACCGGCCTGGGCGACGGGCCGATCACGACGACGGCCACCGACCCGCCCAGCGGCACCGCGACGGTCAACGCCGACGGGACCATCACGTACACGCCGGATCCGAACTTCGTCGGCACCGACACGTTCAGCTACACCGTGACCGACGCCGACGGGCAGAGCTCGACCGCGACCGTGACCGTCACGGTCACGGCGGTCAACGACACGCCGGTGGCGGTGGCGGACGCGGCGACCGTGCCCGAGGACACGACGGCGGGCGTGACGGTCGCGGTCCAGGCCAACGACACCGGCCTCGGCGACGGGCCGATCACGACGACCGCGGTGAGCGCCCCGGCCAACGGCACCGCGACGATCAACGCCGACGGCACGGTCACGTACGTGCCCGGCCCGGACTTCAACGGCACCGACACGTTCACGTACACGATCCGCGACGCCGACGGCCAGACCTCGACGGCGACGGTCACGGTCACGGTGACGCCGGTCAACGACACGCCGGTCGCCAACCCCGACACGGCCACGGTCAGCGCGCCCGGCAGCACCACGATCGTCGTGCTCGGCAATGACACCGGCCTCGGCGATCGGCCGATCACCGTGACCGCGACCGACCCGCCCAACGGCACGGCCACGGTCAACGCCGACGGCACCGTCACCTACACGCCCGACGCCGGGTTCATGGGCACCGACACGTTCAGCTACACGATCACCGACGCCGACGGCCAGACGGCGACCGCGACCGTGACGGTGACCGTGCGGTCCGATCGCGACGGCGACGGCCTGACCGACGCCGAGGAGGAGCTGATCGGGACCGACCCCGACGACGCCGACAGCGACGATGACGGCGTGATCGACGGCGACGAGCCCAGCTACGACCTCGACAGCGACGGCGACGGGCTGATCAACGCGCTCGACCCTGACAGCGACAACGACGGGATCTTCGACGGCACCGAGCTGGGCGTGACCACGCCCGGCCCCGACACCGACGTCGGCGCCGGCCACTTCATCCCCGACGGCGACGCCGGCGACACGACCACCGACCCGCTCGACCCCGACACCGACGACGGCGGCGTGCCCGACGGCGCCGAGGACACCGATCACGACGGCATGGTCGATCCTGGCGAGCTCGACCCCAACGACCCGGCGGACGACGCCACGCCGCCGCCGGACCGTGACGGCGACGGCATCCCCGACGCGGTCGAGGAGCTGATCGGGACCGACCCCGACGACGCCGACAGCGACGACGACGGTGTGCTCGACGGCGCCGAGGCCAACTACACCGACGACACCGACGGCGACGGGCTGATCAACCCGCTCGACCCCGACAGCGACAACGACGGGATCTTCGATGGCACCGAGGTCGGCGTGACCACGCCCCACCCCGACACCGACGTCAGCGCCGGCCACTTCATCCCCGACCACGACCCGACCACCCACACCAGCATGGTCGACCGCGACACCGACCACGGCGGCGTGCCGGACGGCGCCGAGGACACCGACAAGGACGGCCAGGTCGATCCCGGCGAGCGCGACCCGCTCGATCCGGCCGACGACGTGACCCCGCCGTCGGATCGCGACGGCGACGGCCTGACCGACGCCGAGGAGGAGCTGATCGGGACCGATCCGGACGACGCCGACAGCGACGACGACGGCGTGCTCGACGGCGCCGAGGCCAACTACACCGACGACACCGACGGCGACGGGCTGATCAACCCGCTCGACCCCGACAGCGACAACGACGGCCTCTTCGACGGCACCGAGGTCGGCGTGACCACGCCCCACCCCGACACCGACGTCAGCGCCGGCCACTTCATCCCCGACCACGACCCGACCACCCACACCAGCATGGTCGACACCGACACCGACCACGGCGGCGTGCCCGACGGCGCCGAGGACACCGACAAGGACGGCCAGGTCGACGCCGGCGAGCGCGACCCGCTCGATCCGGCCGACGACGTGACCCCGCCGTCCGATCGCGACGGCGACGGCCTGACCGACGCTGAGGAGGAGCTGATCGGGACCGATCCCGACGACGCCGACAGCGACGACGACGGCGTGCTCGACGGCGCCGAGGCCAACTACACCGACGACACCGACGGGGACGGGCTCATCAACCCGCTCGACCCCGACAGCGACGGTGACGGCCTGTTCGACGGCACCGAGGTCGGCGTGACCACGGCGCACCCCGACACCGACGTCGGCGCCGGCCACTTCGTCCCCGACGCCGACCCGTCGACCCACACCAGCATGGTCGATCGCGACACCGATCATGGCGGCGTGCCCGACGGCGCCGAGGACACCGATCACGACGGCCAGGTCGATCCCGGCGAGCGCGACCCCAACGACCCGAGCGACGATCAGCCCGGCGACCGCGACAGCGACGGCGTGCTCGACCCGCTCGACAACTGCCCCGACGTGCCCAACGCCGACCAGGCCGATCTGGATCGCGACGGCCTCGGCGACGCCTGCGATGACGACGCCGACGGCGACGGCTTCATCGACGGCTACGGCGTCTCGGGCGGCGGCTGCGCCACCGCCGGCGCCGGCGGCGGCCTCGGCACCATGGCGCTCCTGACGCTGGCGCTCGGCGCGGTGCTGACGCGCCGGCGGCGGCGCCTGGCCGCCGCGGCCGTCGGCGTGCTCGGCCTGGGCGCGGCGGCCTCGACCGCGGCCGCGCAGGTCGCGACCGAGAAGCGCGACTTCTCGGTCGAGCGGTTCGAGCTGGCCAGCGACGCCGACGGGATCCTCGGCGTCGAGAGCGCCGCGCTGGGGCACCGCTGGGACTGGGACCTGCACCTGTGGCTCGGCTCGGCCGACGACCCGCTGGTGGTCTACATGGACGCCGACGGGCGCGAGCGCGTGGGCGCGCTGGTGGCCCAGCGCACCGGCGGCGAGCTCGGCGGCAGCGTCGTCCTGCACGAGCGCCTCGGCGTCGCGATCGACGCGCCGCTGATCCTGGCGCAGGACCGCGCGGCCATGGTCCCGGGCGTGGTCGGCATGCTGTCGGACGTCGGCGGGGTCGGCCTGGGCGACGTGCGCGTCAGCCCCAAGCTCCGGATCCTGCGCCAGGCGCACGAGCGCGTCGACCTGGCGCTGATCCCGACGCTGGTGCTCCCGACCGCCGCCGGCGTGGACTACCGCGGCGACGACGGGGCGATCTTCGCGCCGTCGCTGGCGGTGTCGCAGCGCCGCGACCGCGTGCGCTGGGCGGTCGACCTCGGCTACGCGTTCCGGCACAAGACCAGCGTCGGCAACCTGGTCGTCGACGACGAGCTGCGGGTCAAGGCCGGCGTCGGCGTGCGCGTGGCCCGTCGGCTCGAGCTGGCGGCGACGGTGTCGGCCGCGACCGCGGCCACCTCGCCGTTCACCGACTTCGCCCGCAACTACCTGGAGCTGGTCGGCGGTCCCACGGCGCAGGTCGGCGGGCGCTGGCAGGTGTTCGCGGCGGGCGGCGTCGGCCTGCGCGACGGCTACGGCACGCCCGACTGGCGCGCGCTGGCCGGCGTGCGGATCGGCGTCGGGGAGCACGGCGGGCCGATCGACTGGGACGGCGACGGCCTGATCGCGACCGATCAGTGCCCGCGCGATCCCGAGGACGTTGACGCCTTCCAGGACGAGGACGGCTGCAGCGACCCCGACAACGACGACGACGGCGTGCTCGACGTCGCCGACGGCGCGCCGCTCGACCCCGAGGACCAGGACGGCTTCGAGGACGGCGACGGCGTGCCCGATCCCGACAACGACGGCGACACGATCCTCGACGCGGTCGACGAGTGTCCGCTGGTGGCCGAGAACGTCAACGGCTACCAGGACGAGGACGGCTGCCCCGACGTCAAGGACACGGACGGCGACGGCATCCCCGACGACACCGACCAGTGCCCGGCCGAGGCCGAGGACGTCGATCGCTTCCAGGACGAGGACGGGTGCCCCGAGGACAACGACGGCGACGGCGTGCCCGACGCCAGCGATCGCTGCCCGTCCGAGCCGGGCCCAGCCGACAACCAGGGCTGCCCCGACACCGACCGCGACGGTGACACCGTGGTCGACCGGCTCGACAACTGCCCGGATGAGCGCGGCACGGTCGCCAACCACGGCTGCAAGGACAAGCAGCTCGCGGTGCTCGGCGCCGGCGGGATCGAGATCCTCGACGTGGTCTACTTCAAGACCAACAAGGACATCATCCAGAGCCGCTCGTTCAAGCTGCTCAACAGCGTCGCGGCGATCATCCGCAACCACCCCGAGCTGGCGTCGATCACGGTCGAAGGCCACACCGACGACCGCGGCGACGACGCCTACAACCTCGACCTGTCGCAGCGGCGCGCCGAGTCGGTCCGCCGCTACCTGATCGGCAAGGGCATCGACGGCGCGCGGCTCGAGGCCAAGGGCTACGGTGAGACCCGGCCGATCGGGCCCAACGACACCAACGCCCACCGGTCGGCCAACCGCCGCGTCGAGTTCAAGGTCGGGACCGTGGCCTCGGCCAACACCGGGCCGACCACCGACACGATGGATCCGGGCGACGAGGCGCTGCCGTGA
- a CDS encoding tandem-95 repeat protein — protein MTDSTGESATAIVTVTVTPVNDTPVAVADAATTAEDSAVTIAVRANDTGLGDGPITTTAVSDPPNGTATITAAGAVLYTPDPNFSGTDTFTYTIRDADGQTSTATVTVTVTPVNDTPVAVADAATVAEDSAATIAVRANDTGLGDGPITTTAVSDPPNGTATITAAGAVVYTPDPNFNGTDTFTYTIRDADGQTSTATVTVTVTPVNDTPVAVADTATTAEDTAVTIAVRANDTGLGDGPITTTAVSDPPNGTATINASGTVTYVPNPDFNGTDTFTYTDPTPTARPRRRRSRSR, from the coding sequence GTGACCGACTCGACCGGCGAGAGCGCCACCGCGATCGTCACGGTCACGGTGACGCCGGTCAACGACACGCCGGTGGCGGTGGCGGACGCGGCGACGACGGCCGAGGACAGCGCCGTGACGATCGCGGTCCGGGCCAACGACACCGGCCTGGGCGACGGGCCGATCACGACGACGGCGGTGAGCGATCCGCCCAACGGCACCGCGACGATCACCGCCGCGGGCGCGGTCCTCTACACGCCCGACCCGAACTTCAGCGGGACCGACACGTTCACGTACACGATCCGCGACGCCGACGGCCAGACCTCGACGGCGACGGTCACGGTCACGGTGACGCCGGTCAACGACACGCCGGTGGCGGTGGCGGACGCGGCGACCGTGGCCGAGGACAGCGCCGCGACGATCGCGGTGCGGGCCAACGACACCGGCCTGGGCGACGGGCCGATCACGACGACGGCGGTGAGCGATCCGCCCAACGGCACCGCGACGATCACCGCGGCGGGCGCGGTCGTCTACACGCCCGACCCGAACTTCAACGGGACCGACACGTTCACGTACACGATCCGCGACGCCGACGGCCAGACCTCGACGGCGACGGTCACGGTCACGGTGACGCCGGTCAACGACACGCCGGTGGCCGTGGCCGACACCGCGACCACGGCTGAGGACACGGCCGTGACGATCGCGGTCCGGGCCAACGACACCGGCCTGGGCGACGGGCCGATCACGACCACGGCGGTGAGCGATCCGCCCAACGGCACCGCGACGATCAACGCCAGCGGCACGGTCACGTACGTGCCGAACCCGGACTTCAACGGCACCGACACGTTCACGTACACCGATCCGACGCCGACGGCCAGACCTCGACGGCGACGGTCACGGTCACGGTGA
- a CDS encoding phenylacetate--CoA ligase family protein, with product MDLYGRLLGNVLYPGWERLRGRDPHTVGRMLERTQYASAAELADLQSGYLRRLVRHAYRHTPYYRALWAAAGLGPEDIKDVRDLARLPVLDKAAARSSVDARMADAPPHAVVVKTTSGTTGAPLTVRYNAESRIWRDATRWRGYGWAGYRPGNKAFHYWGVLATPATGWKKWKVELDHTLRRDHYVDCGRRGPAELDDAIAQLRRVRPDVMLAYTQGAAALARHVNRTGARTWDDLPVICGAERLWPSDRDDMVKAFGPGIFESYGCREVMLIGHECDRHDGLHVSAETMIVEVIVREGTSVRAARPGEIGEVAVTDLHNLSQPLIRYLGGDRAMMRGPEPCGCGRTLPRIGPIDGRVTDTLRDGAGQPVNGLLFSILFVSLNDEAREFQIVQRASGDLTIRVVMTEAGARISPHLDRIAAEFIGKYLPGVRWAWEYLDQIPTSAAGKHHIVVVEPRAVG from the coding sequence ATGGATCTGTACGGTCGCCTCCTCGGCAACGTGCTCTATCCGGGCTGGGAGCGCCTGCGCGGCCGCGATCCCCACACCGTCGGGCGCATGCTCGAGCGCACGCAGTACGCGAGCGCCGCCGAGCTGGCGGACCTCCAGTCCGGCTACCTGCGCCGCCTGGTCCGCCACGCCTACCGCCACACGCCGTACTACCGCGCGCTGTGGGCCGCCGCGGGGCTCGGGCCCGAGGACATCAAGGACGTGCGCGACCTGGCGCGCCTGCCGGTGCTCGACAAGGCCGCGGCCCGCAGCAGCGTCGACGCGCGCATGGCCGACGCCCCGCCCCACGCGGTCGTGGTCAAGACCACCAGCGGCACCACCGGGGCGCCGCTGACCGTGCGCTACAACGCCGAGTCGCGGATCTGGCGCGACGCGACCCGCTGGCGCGGCTACGGCTGGGCCGGGTACCGCCCCGGCAACAAGGCGTTCCACTACTGGGGCGTGCTGGCGACCCCGGCGACCGGCTGGAAGAAGTGGAAGGTCGAGCTCGACCACACGCTGCGCCGCGATCACTACGTCGACTGCGGGCGCCGGGGCCCGGCCGAGCTCGACGACGCGATCGCGCAGCTGCGCCGGGTCCGGCCCGACGTGATGCTCGCGTACACCCAGGGCGCCGCGGCGCTGGCCCGCCACGTCAACCGCACCGGCGCCCGCACCTGGGACGATCTGCCGGTCATCTGCGGCGCCGAGCGCCTGTGGCCCAGCGACCGCGACGACATGGTCAAGGCGTTCGGGCCCGGCATCTTCGAGAGCTATGGCTGCCGCGAGGTCATGCTGATCGGCCACGAGTGCGATCGCCACGACGGCCTGCACGTGTCAGCCGAGACCATGATCGTCGAGGTGATCGTGCGCGAGGGCACCTCGGTCCGCGCGGCGCGACCTGGTGAAATCGGTGAGGTCGCCGTTACCGACCTGCACAACCTGTCGCAGCCGCTGATCCGCTACCTCGGCGGCGACCGGGCGATGATGCGGGGGCCCGAGCCGTGTGGGTGTGGACGCACCTTGCCGCGGATCGGTCCCATCGACGGACGCGTCACCGACACGCTGCGGGACGGCGCCGGCCAGCCGGTCAACGGGCTCTTGTTCAGCATCCTGTTCGTGTCGCTCAATGACGAGGCCCGGGAGTTCCAGATCGTCCAGCGCGCCAGCGGCGACCTGACGATCCGGGTCGTGATGACCGAGGCGGGCGCGCGCATCTCGCCGCACCTCGATCGGATCGCCGCCGAGTTCATCGGCAAGTACCTGCCGGGTGTCCGCTGGGCCTGGGAGTACCTCGACCAGATCCCCACGAGCGCCGCCGGCAAGCACCACATCGTGGTGGTCGAGCCGCGCGCGGTGGGGTAG